Proteins encoded within one genomic window of Trichomycterus rosablanca isolate fTriRos1 chromosome 7, fTriRos1.hap1, whole genome shotgun sequence:
- the egr3 gene encoding early growth response protein 3, with the protein MTGKLADKLPLTMSSLINAIPDSLYPEEDIPTSSMNIFTSTDSVSHYSQMNTDNIMDLGMGGEKSSSELPYASTSFQSSRSGQTVTYLGKFAFDTPPSGGIAGSGWCTDNNIISLVSAGILGVSPSPGSITTQTSSSGGMSMQSSDIDQVYAPPLSAYSSCGDMYQDQVAFHHSPAASSSLPYAPSEYHSTTKAVDASLFSMIPDYNLFQHQGGTGEVGTMEHKPFQTVEPLRVNPPPITPLETIRAFKDKQQLQPGFLGTQQHHVSQHHHHQPQTLTLKPVRPRKYPNRPSKTPVHERPHACPAEHCDRRFSRSDELTRHLRIHTGHKPFQCRICMRSFSRSDHLTTHIRTHTGEKPFSCDFCGRKFARSDERKRHAKVHLKHKDKKPTEKAGSSSATASTGTRSPPGSCGSTGPSGANILTVTTCA; encoded by the exons ATGACAGGTAAATTAGCGGACAAGCTTCCCCTTACCATGAGCAGTTTAATTAACGCCATACCCGACAGCCTTTATCCAGAAGAGGACATTCCCACTTCATCCATGAATATCTTCACCAGCACCGACTCCGTCTCGCACTACTCGCAAATGAACACAG ATAATATCATGGACCTAGGCATGGGTGGTGAGAAGAGCAGCAGTGAGCTCCCGTATGCTTCCACTAGTTTTCAGTCAAGTCGAAGTGGCCAAACAGTGACATATCTAGGCAAATTTGCCTTTGACACCCCTCCTTCAGGAGGCATCGCCGGCTCAGGATGGTGTACGGACAACAATATCATAAGCTTGGTGAGTGCTGGCATTTTAGGTGTATCCCCGTCTCCTGGGTCTATCACAACACAAACATCGTCGTCGGGCGGCATGAGCATGCAATCCTCAGACATTGATCAGGTATATGCCCCACCCCTGTCCGCCTACTCCTCCTGTGGGGACATGTACCAGGACCAGGTGGCCTTTCACCACAGCCCAGCAGCATCATCCTCACTTCCCTACGCTCCCTCTGAGTACCACAGCACCACCAAAGCAGTGGATGCGAGCCTGTTCTCTATGATCCCAGATTACAACTTGTTCCAGCACCAGGGTGGCACAGGGGAAGTAGGAACTATGGAGCACAAGCCTTTCCAGACTGTTGAACCTCTTCGTGTCAACCCACCACCAATCACGCCACTTGAGACTATCCGAGCATTCAAGGACAAGCAACAGTTGCAACCAGGCTTTCTGGGTACACAGCAGCACCATGTTTCccagcatcatcaccatcaGCCACAGACTCTCACCCTCAAACCAGTACGCCCTAGAAAGTACCCCAACCGACCAAGCAAGACTCCAGTGCACGAGCGTCCCCACGCTTGCCCAGCCGAACACTGCGACCGGCGGTTCTCACGCTCTGATGAGCTCACACGCCACCTGAGGATCCATACAGGCCACAAGCCCTTCCAGTGCCGCATCTGCATGCGCTCGTTCAGCCGCAGCGACCATCTCACCACACACATTCGCACACACACCGGTGAGAAGCCCTTCTCATGCGACTTCTGTGGACGTAAGTTTGCTCGCAGTGATGAGCGCAAACGCCACGCCAAGGTGCATCTCAAACACAAGGACAAGAAACCTACAGAGAAGGCAGGCAGCTCGAGTGCGACTGCCTCAACAGGCACTCGATCTCCACCAGGTTCCTGCGGGAGCACTGGACCAAGTGGTGCCAATATCCTGACTGTTACCACATGCGCATAG